A single genomic interval of Gossypium raimondii isolate GPD5lz chromosome 11, ASM2569854v1, whole genome shotgun sequence harbors:
- the LOC105803314 gene encoding cytochrome P450 CYP82D47: MDLASGLPAIVVGSLGLFILYNLWWTICSHKTEGKLLVRQPPGALPFIGHLHLLRAQQTGARTLAALADKYGPVFTIRLGRSHACVVSSPEAVKDCFTINDKVFADRPRSNAGTYLAYDHAGFGFASYGTYWLEIRKLAVVELFSVHRLALLKQVRASEVNAFIKNLYLFCKKNEQVPNQNISVGPRLEVLVVNMMVRMIAGKRYFTGADGEVHEEAKHLIKLIKEFASVLATTAVSEVFPFLKWMDKWSNQVKSMKRISKEMESLIETWVDEHKLKKLKTEENNSNQDFIDVMLSTIKDGHAMSGHTREKIIKATITMLIIAGIDTTAIAMTWILSNLMNNRHALKRAQQELDLKIGRDRWAEDSDMEKLNYLQAIIKETFRLYPPVPMLMPHVLREDCCVSGYHIPQGTRLFVNAWKLHRDPRVWSNPEEFEPERFLTSHRNVNVLGRNFELTPFGSGRRSCPGIKWTLQAVHLTMARLLQGFDLTTPLDAPVDMTESQGASATMPKATPLELVLAPRLPPHLYHL, from the exons ATGGATTTAGCCTCTGGTCTCCCAGCAATTGTTGTAGGCTCTTTAGGATTGTTCATATTGTACAATCTATGGTGGACTATTTGTAGCCACAAGACGGAGGGCAAATTACTTGTCCGACAACCCCCTGGTGCCTTACCTTTCATAGGCCACCTTCACCTGCTTCGTGCCCAACAAACAGGTGCTCGAACCCTTGCGGCCCTGGCGGATAAATATGGACCCGTCTTCACAATCCGGCTCGGTAGATCCCACGCCTGTGTCGTCAGCAGCCCGGAAGCTGTCAAAGACTGTTTCACCATTAATGATAAGGTCTTTGCCGATCGGCCAAGATCGAATGCAGGGACATACCTGGCTTACGACCATGCAGGCTTTGGGTTTGCTTCTTACGGAACGTATTGGCTTGAGATTCGTAAGCTAGCCGTGGTTGAACTCTTCTCGGTCCATAGATTAGCGTTATTAAAGCAGGTACGGGCCTCGGAGGTGAAtgcatttattaaaaatttgtacTTGTTTTGCAAGAAAAATGAGCAGGTTCCAAACCAGAATATCTCGGTCGGTCCGAGGCTTGAAGTTTTGGTTGTAAACATGATGGTGAGAATGATTGCTGGGAAGAGATATTTCACGGGTGCTGATGGCGAAGTCCATGAAGAAGCAAAGCATCTCATCAAGTTGATTAAAGAATTTGCTTCAGTTTTAGCCACTACTGCAGTTTCAGAAGTGTTTCCGTTTCTAAAATGGATGGATAAATGGAGCAACCAAGTGAAATCCATGAAGCGTATTTCAAAGGAGATGGAGTCGCTTATCGAAACTTGGGTCGATGAACACAAACTAAAGAAGCTTAAAACAGAAGAAAACAACAGCAACCAAGATTTCATCGACGTGATGCTCTCTACGATAAAGGATGGTCATGCCATGTCCGGTCATACACGCGAGAAGATTATCAAGGCAACGATAAcg ATGTTAATCATAGCAGGGATTGACACCACGGCCATTGCAATGACATGGATATTGTCCAACTTGATGAACAATAGGCACGCTTTGAAGCGTGCTCAACAAGAGCTAGACCTCAAAATCGGTCGAGACAGATGGGCAGAAGACTCTGATATGGAGAAATTAAACTATCTCCAAGCCATTATTAAGGAAACATTTCGTCTCTATCCACCAGTGCCAATGTTAATGCCTCATGTCCTCAGGGAAGATTGTTGTGTCAGCGGCTACCACATTCCACAGGGCACTCGTTTATTTGTGAATGCCTGGAAGTTGCACCGAGACCCACGGGTTTGGTCGAACCCCGAGGAGTTTGAGCCGGAAAGATTTCTCACGAGCCATCGAAACGTGAATGTTTTGGGACGGAACTTTGAGCTGACTCCATTTGGTTCTGGTAGACGATCATGCCCGGGAATTAAGTGGACGTTGCAGGCTGTACATTTGACAATGGCTCGGTTGCTTCAAGGTTTTGACTTAACTACACCCTTAGATGCTCCCGTTGATATGACTGAATCCCAAGGTGCAAGTGCAACCATGCCTAAAGCCACTCCTCTTGAACTTGTCCTCGCACCTCGCCTTCCTCCTCATCTTTATCACCTCTAG